The genomic region CGACGCGTTATCACGGCTTCGCGGGGGGTGTTTGTCAATCATCATCTCCAGATTTTACAGAGGAAAATACCATGCAGATGAGGAAAGATTGTGACCAACTACTCGCTTAACAGGTGACACATCAGAGACCAAATTCGCTACATTCTCCCAAAAAGGGAAAAGGGGGCAGGCTGCAAAGGGTCACCGGCCATTACAGAATAGATTCTAACCAAGGCCACACACAATGGCACACGTCTTACTCCAAACTGATTGATGCGTTTGGCCTAGCAGAGTTTATGTAAACTAATGCAAGCTATGAACATGGCAGCTGTATGTGCATGGCCAAACTGAAACTGCTCAGACAGGTTAGGTTTGGCTTCAAAACATATATGTTTGGTATGACTGAATCTTTAATCTGCCCTTTTTTTTGCTGAAGGAAACAGTGACACTTTTGTGAAGGAGAAAGGGACGTAGATAGTACTGATTTGTTTGAATGAAGAGGACTATACTAATTTGAACTGCCTTTAGCAATCATATATATACAATCTTCAAAGTGCATGTGCTCTAGGGCCAACAGGCACTTTTTGGCACCATGTTTCAGTCTATTGTCATTCAGATATCTTGGAAGGTTAGGTCTCCCATAGGGAGGAACTAGGCTTTTCTGATCATACCAATTGTTCAGCTAAACAAAGCAAGTCTAAAAAAGCTCTTGTTAGGACAGTCTAAAGTACTATTAGCATTTAGACAAACTGAAAGAGTTTGAAAAGTTCTAACTGATTGGACCAAGCTATTAGCCATGCTCTCCAATTAATCATAGGGCATTTCTTTCTTATGATTCTTATGATGATATACCTATTTCGAGTGTACTTCGGATACCGTCGAATGTTGTTCCGAGGAAACAAATTAAAGTAAAGCAATTAAGGGATTCGTTTATTGCTGTGATGAAGTCAAGTTGAAATAAgaatgtttttttttcctttcggaAAGATGATATCCCAGCATTGTCAGGTCCCAACAAGCAGGAGCTAGGTGCTTAAGATCACCCTGCCACTAATTGTTAGCCATTAGCTATGTTTGAGTGGAGTGAAATTCCTTGTTAGTGGGAAGCACCCTTTGGGTCCCTCCATTGTACTGCCCCACTTTTATGGGCTTAATCACCACCTCCCCTTTATGCAAAATTCTACCTTTCCTAGTTGCTACCTGTCCATACTGGCCCATGGTCAAATAATTCTAGAAACCATTAGCCCACTAATTGGCAAATGATGACTAAACctgcctttttcttttttcttttctactaGTTTTCAAGAAACAAGAAAAGGGATGCATATATGTATCCTAATCCTAATCATTTCTATGGTTAGTAAAACTGAAACTAGCTATGGTTAATGTCATAATAtgtaattaattagttttattacTTAGGAGAATTGCAACTAAATATGGCTAAATTATATTGGAGCTAAACATTGTGCTATGAGCTAGACAGAGACAGAGGCAGAGGCAGAGCAGCATAGGTGGTGGGGTAACTTACGATTTGGCGTGTGCCGAGGAGGACGGCGAGGAAGGCGACGCCCATGACGATGGTCTGCCACTGCCACTCGCTGTGGCGGCGGACGACGGAGGCCATGACGTCGACGAAGCCCATGTGGGTGGTGAAGTGGACGATGCCGAGGAGGCCCTTGAGCTGCTGCAGGGACAcgatgacggcggcgccgcccatGAACCCGGTGAGCGTGGCCTTGGAGAGGAAGTCGACGATGAACCCCAGGCGGAGGAACCCCAGGGAGGCCTGGAAGAGGCCGGCGAAGAAGGTGGCGGTGAAGGCCAGCTGCAGGTACAGGATGGGCTGCTGCtccggcgccaccgcctcccggAGCATGGCCCCCATCACCAGCGACGCGATCGACACCGGGCCCACCGCCAGGTCCCGCGAGCTCCCCAGCAGCGCGTAGATCAGCGGCGGCACGAAGCTCGAATCTGCATGCGCCAACAATCTCGTCAGTCAGCCATTAATTCCCCGTCATGAATGACTCTGAATTATGGAGCAGAGGCGTGTGAGACTCACATAGGCCGATGATGGGCGGCAGGTTGGCGAGCTTGGCGTAGCTGATGCCCTGCACGACGCGCcatggaggagaaggaaagaaatTAATGTCGACCGATCGAGGAAACTTGCAGCTGGCGGCCACGTATATTTGGCCATGGACCAGAACGGGAAGGTGCTAAAAATGGCGCGGCGAATTGAAGGCGCGCTGGCCTGGCGAGAGGCAGCTAGCGAAATCAATGGACGGGTTGATGGATTACCTGGGGGATGGCGAGGCTGGCAATGgtgaggccggcgatggcgtcggagcggaggaggcggaggctgtagTTGGAGCCCCACTGGAAGATGGGGAAGAAGTACTGCAGCGCGAGCACCAGCTTCCGCGCGAGCGACTGGTTCTTGAACTGGTGCAGGGGGTCGTCGGGGAAGAAGATCTCCGCCAGCCGCTGCCCCAGCGCCCGCGCCGTCGTCCGCCGCTCCGGCGCCgacaccctgtgcagctccacggCCACCATCCCCGccggccgctgctgctgctgctgccgcgccGCCGAACCCGCCGCCGGCTTCGCCCCGGGCCCGTGCCCCGCCTCCAGGTCGAACGCCAGGGTCTCGACCTTGTTGTTCACCACCATGGCTGGGCCGGGCGTGCGCACGCTAGGGTGAATCCCCTGCCCTCTCCCTGCAACCGCCGGcgcaggggaggaggaggacgaggtcgaCGGCTAAGCAGAGGATTGGGATTGTTGCTGCTCGATGGATTCGTCGTCGGAGGATGGCCGGGTTTTATAGGCACGGGGCGGGACGGGGGCGGGAGCGCGGGAGAAGCCGAggattccctccctccctcctcgacGCGGATTAGGAAGGCGACTCTGCCTCTGCCTCGGCCTCTGCGTCCGCCTCCGGCGTGGGGCGGGGTGGTAGGGCAGGGTTGGGTTAATTTGGGCGGGGCCCCCCTCCGGTTACTATTTACCGGGCGCTGTAATTAGCCACCGAGGCCTGAGCTTTTTACCCGCAGGAAACACACCGGAAAATCACCGGCCGCTCGGATTATACCGGTAAACAGTTTAGCCCGTATTGATTTTCTTTTTGAAGGCGTTTAGCCCGTATTGATTGGCGTACAAAGGTGCTGGAATCTAGACCGAATTATACTTGCCTCAACCAAAAACGTGTTCTACCTAGTACACATTTTTTTTTGCGAGATACCCAGTGTAGTACACATTTATGTTTTTGTttgtatatatataataaataattaAGGTCGGGTtaattggtactccctccgtccgaaaatacttatcatcaaaatgaataaaaagggatgtatctagaactaaaatacatctaaaaacatttccttttgtttattttgatgacaagtatttccggacggagggagtagtactgctCATTTATGTTTTTTGTTTGATGAACAATATGAGTGAACGGTCTTGAATAACAGGGTTCGAGGTCGGCCGACGATACGGAGGCGCTGGAATCAAAACCGAATTATACTCCGACCAAAAATGTATTCTACCCACACACGTTTATGTTTTTTTGGTTTGCATATAGTAAATGGCCTTAAATAACAGGGTTCAAGGTCGGCGCTTCATCCTCAAGAGTAAACAACCAGAATCATCACATAATTCATTTTATTTAGCGATTAAAAGGAGCTAGGGGCGTAAATACAACCAAGGTACCCGCCTAGACGCACGGTAACACACACAGAGATTGGTTGTGTTCGAGATAGGACAAAGGGTTAGGTGCTCAACTGTTGATCTCGAGATCCAACGGTTAACAACAATGTTTGTAGAAACACCCCCGATGTACCATAATTATGTGTAGGCCCATAAACATTGATGTTGATAATCGAATCTTAGATCGATTGCAGAGGTCGCGCGGGACCTGATATTCTCCCATAGGACAACAGGATTCAGTGCCTTCAACTACCAAAGCGAGCTAGAATACCAAAGCATACATAAAAAGGACAAAATACCGTCAATGTCCAAAAAGCTTAGGAGCCTTAAGAGCAAGGTGCATGAGGCGAAATAGAGAGAAATGTGACAGGATCATCCTTTTCGTTCTTTGAAACTTGAATCTATCTTCCGTGTGTTTCCCAGAGAAGAGAAGCTTGCATCCATCATCTTTATGTTGTCGTCGGTGCGACGAATGACCGCACACCGCCCTTGTGCATTGTTGAAGAAATGGGTCATTTACCACCACTCGGAACTATTTGGCATAACAATGAAGGATTGAGCATGATACTTCTTTCTGCAAATTAGGCCAAAATTAACCAAGTGCGAGCTTTGAAACTACCGAAATAGGGTGAAATGGTACACAACCAACACACGGTACAAAGCAATTGTACTTGAGAAAGATCTGAAGTTAGCTTCCTAAGTATTGGACGTGAGGTAGTATGGCTAAAATATCTTGTAAAGGCCTTCGAAACATTCCTTGCAACATAAAGAGTACAAAAGAAGTGACATATCTCGGTGGAGGACTACTTATGAGGTGCTATGGATTAACCTTACAAACAAGGAAATAGTGGGTATAAAAATCAACACAACTTGATTCGAGCACTctacaaagtactccctccgtccgaaaatacttgtcatcaaaatggataaaaaatgatgtatctaaaactaaaatacgtctagatacaccaTCTTTTAGCATTTTGATGACaattatttccggacggagggagtattagttttaGATGAAACAATCCAGTTACCACAAATAACCTAGCTAACTGGAAACTATTGGTCATGTTCCTAGTTAACAAGGAAACTTAAAAAATCGCCTTTTCAGTCAGGATCATACTTTATTTTGCAAATAACTAATAAAAGTGAAAATCCATTTTCCTTTATCCCACATTGGAGGAATTTTTACTAGTTAGTTGATCACCTTTTTTAGTTCGAATCTACGGTGTAAAATATAAATATCCCATGTTTCGAATCCAGCTAAGTCGAATAGACTGCCATCAACACAAGCAAGTAATGGTAAGGGCAGATTCATGTAAAAGAAGGCTTGGTGGAAGGTGAATATCTTTTCTCCTTGGATGATGGATGATGGATTCTGGAATGGGTGCAAGTTAATTGGTGGAGATAAGTTCTTCGGTTCACTTTTGCACTCAGTGGGTTACCCAATTTTAACGGTTGTGTATATCCGGTGACCATTATGACTATTACTATGACCATGTGGCTGATTTTGAGTATTACTATAAGCAGGAGGGAATGATCCTGAGAGGTGACACGTCTGCTCCACGTGTGcatgactgggcccacatgtctggCATCTGGCAAAAGGCAAACTATACGTGTGTAAGCAAGCCGTTAATTAGGTGCACACCTAACTCCCAACTTAATTTGTCTTTCCTGAAAGCAACAGAACTGATCATATCCATTCTGTACACGTAGGCACTAATCTGTAGGGAATATGCATATACAGTCTATATGTAAACACTACTCCTCTACAAGAAGGAAAAAAAATGCATACTGACATAATCACATTCTTGACACATGTTACAAGCTACTAGATTCTGAGCCATGAATTGTGACAGGAGCACCAAGAGCCATGATGATGACAACAACAGCTAGCAATGTGCATATTTCAGTGACTAGGTATTTAAAAGCCCCATCACTTACTTCCATTTCCATGGCAGAGTGGAGCTGCCGGCCAACTATCCATGGAGTCGATGCATTTGATGCATAgccttgctagctagctagctcccgtCGAAAGGTGGCCTATGGAGAAGGATAGTGCCTGCCTGCCCTAGATTTTCCTGCAAACGTTGAGAGCCCATCTTGAAACGCACGAGCAAAGGAAACTCAAGTGGCTCGCCAAGTTGGCCGTTTATACATAATTACATGCATATAAATAGCACCTGTTGCTAGCCCTAGCTAATTGTGGCCAAAGACGCATGTGATGCTAGCGTGGCCGGTCATGTATATTTGGCAACATGCAACTGTCGGCCAGCAATGCATGCAGCCTCAAATGGGTGCAGGCATAAAAGGGGGCAACCAAAACTAGCAGAAACGCCAGGTAATAGAAGTTGTATATAGCTAGGTGAAATAATCTACATGGCTTTTCTGCTAGAAACTTGCCGTTACGGCGTATCCGGCACGTGTATATGGCCGAGGTAGCTTCAGAATTTGTCTCGGTAACAAACGGTCACTAGCGTCTTGGCATAAGTGGAAAGTGGCTGGGGAGATATCCACAATAAGGCTGATGGCAAGGTCTCCCCAACGTGACCAAAACAAGTAGGCAATCAGTAGTGAAACCCCATGTATCTTTCTTCATATGGCCATGCATGTGCTTGTGAGATTGCATCTCAAGTTAGATAATTAGGCATCTATTTGTGCATAAGCTATAGTTTATGTATAGTACATCAATGGAGGGCGCATCTGAAATAATTAAGCTCTAGCGGATTTGCAGCAAAACTCTAGCAAAACTTCAGTTTTATGATTAATATTGCAAATCATTTCCTTATCTCTACTCCtaactagtaagtgtgcacgtgcaacgcacgtctccaTCCATACACATAATTTTTTGTGAGTATAAATTAAAGTTTATATTccaaaaattgtttaaaaaaataaaacaagtcATGACCATAAAAAAATCAATGCTCAACAATATGTATTTTTAAAGCACACCACCAATAAATAGATAGATGATGTACATGGTTCAAAAACATAACATCAGATGAACATGGGTATAATTAGTAATAATGCACACAAAGCATGTCTCGGCTGATGTATACATTAAAACAAACACAAGAGACCTTACAAATTTTATGGTAAAAGAACCAAGAGCAAAAACTGAAGTGCTGCAATACAACCAAAAGAAACCCAAATATATCTTTTGTCTACTATATGCTTAAGAAAATTTTGCATAAAATAGGATGTTTTTTAAGATTGGTCTCTTTAAACTTTGATAAATATATCTAATACCGGCATAACTGGCATACAAATGACCCCTTCGTCTCTAAAGAAAATCAGGGGGTGTCTCAATCTATTCTGAAAACATAGTCATGGTATATAGAAAAAACGTGTGCATGTCCGGTGAGCACATCATTCATCGTATTGAACTCCATACTCTTACAACAAATCTAGAAGGATGGAAACGATATACCAACTCACACACAAAATAAGCTTAGCACTTACTTCATCTTCCTGTTCTTGGCTTGTTGTGCGTATTTTTGTCTTCGTTACTGAGAGGTCAATAGTCATCTCCTTATCAGCAGCTGCCTGCATTGAGTCTTCTTGTTTGCCAAGCCAGGGTGTTGTAGGAATGGACATTGTAGGGGTAATTGGTCTTCTTGCTGAACTGAACCCTGGAAGTGATGTCAGCATGTGTACCAATACCTAGTAATCATGGACGTCTCTCTATAAACATAAAAAAAAACTAATTATACTTCAACagtaaaaaaacacatttttcataGCGTAGTTCATCAATAAATTTTATAAGGGCAGTGATATAATTTCTCTTTGGATTGTGTATATTTCTATAGAGCATGCAAATTTGTACCATAATTTTAAAGGAGAGAACACAAGTTACAGGAGCACCCCAAAGGGGGACGACATCCACGCTCCACCACCAACACATATCACAATGTCCAGCCATCCTATTCCCTCACACAATTAGGTCAGCAAGAATGAGAACACAGAGTGTTGCCTCGTTGACTTGAAGCTGAGCATTGTTGAACGCCCTAGCATTGTGTTGCTTTCATAGGCTATAGCACACAAGCATAACAAGAGAATCAAAACCACATTATTTAGCTTTGGGAATGAACTGGCTAGATCTCCCCACCAATCCTGAAGATTATCGGTGACAGAAGGGGCATGGACAACATAAAGATGAGTCGTTCGAAGACATTGATGCCATACCTGTCGAGTATTTACGCACTGAAGCGGGATGAGATCGCAGTGTCCTCTTCCTGCTCAGAGAAAACATGGCCAAATATGTACCTGCAGCTCTCTTCTGACCCAACGATTCGATGTGCATGCTTGATGCTGCGAAGCCAAGCAAATGAAAATCTTGCAGTTCAATGGCACCCAGCTATTCCAAAGTGCCTTAGCACCAGCAAAGCAAACAGCTCCTTTCGAAAGAAGAATGTATTGGTTTGTCTATATAACACTTCACAAATTCTGCACCCTGACCTTCCCGCACAGCTGACACAAACTTGATGAATTCAGAACTCAACAATGCATTATGTCGGTCCCTTTAGCACAACAAATTCAACCCATAGTTTTGGTTGGTCTTACTCTGCTTAGTGAAAAGTCCCAAATGAATGATCTCATCCTAAAAAACACTGTGTCCAACGCAGGCACCACCTGAATGCTTCCTGGTTGGAGCACCTCCAATCATTAACATCATTCTTCAGCCACACGATCACCTATTCACAAACCAGGTATATCAAAGGAGGGCACCCTTACTTCTAGAATCAAACTACAAAACTGCAGCACGAAACTGAACACGAAATCCTCTTAGATGCTTAGAAGTTTAGTATAGTTATGTGATTACCTTCTCAAACATCCTGTTTGTAAAATTCATCCTCACAATCAGAAAGAAACCATGCTTGAGACTTGCAAAAAATATATCAGCATTGGTACCTAAAAAATAATTAATTTATGTTAGTTTTGCCCTTGAGAAACGAATGGCCAATTTGGTTCACAAAAAAATGTTATAAAGGAAAAAAATATTAATTAGCAACGTTGTAGCTTGCAGACTGTCCCGTTCATCGTAACTAATGTAGTAACTTAGATAATAATGTTGGCTTCACAGTTGTAGTCATCCTTGGAATTATTGGACCTTGGAGAGGCATGTAGTAGCATTTCAAGAGCATATGTACTCTATCTACAGGTTATATGAATGCCAAAAATAGCTAGTGTCTTATCAATGCTGATTCCTTCTTGCCCATGGTCTCAGTAGCCTGTTTTGAAGGTATATTATGTTAATACAATATTATAGAAGTAAATACATTCATAATACAGGAAAATGGATCCCCTATGTTCAGGTGCTACCTCTAAAAGCAAGAATTTAACAGCCATTATGAGGATATATTGTCCATGAGAAGGTTCCCAATATGTTAGGTCCATTTGAATTATCAGTGTAGGAATCTTGTGATAAAATAGCTTGACATGTATTTTCATCAATCTATAAGAGCAAAACATATGAACAGAACCATACACCATACAATTAGCATATGACTAATTTTGGTATTGTCTGAGGAAAAAAAATACGACCTAACATGACTATAGGTAGCAGATATTAAAAATCATGTGAGAAAATGAAGCCCTCTGCAGTTTAATCACAATAATTAATTGATTATTAGCATCAGATTATGAAACCATTCACCAACCTCTAGAAGGATAGAGAAGGTAGATAAACTACATCAGTAGTTTGGTGTGCCTTTCAAGCAGCTTTAATTCTACAAAAGATATGTCATGATAGCAATCTGCTACCATACTAAACTCCCCATCAGAAAAAAGAACCTCATTCCTATTCAATCAAACAAGGGACACAAACAAAAATCAATAGAAACACAGTACAAGCTCACTGACTGCTCCTTGTAGTGCAAATTCTACTGATATTACAAGCACAAACTCCACCTTGTCTGATCAAAAACACCACCCAACATCTGTTAACAGATGAATCAATAAGCTCGCAGGACAGAAAGACCAACTACCAACCTAGCTGAAAAATATTGTATATGGTACCATGGTACACCCACCTAAATAACATCTTAAAATAATTACAACTTAAATCGGGTAACTGAAGCACCAAGTGTAGGAAGATACGTTATTGATTCGGTGGtggaaaaaaactaaaaaaatcatgACTTGGTTTATCAGGTAATCGTGTTAAGTCTGAGATATACATCATGCCACACTTGAGTTGTAATATCACATTATCATTTCCATCGAACTAATTCAATACAATATATAGTGCGTATGAGGACTCTAACAATGGATTTGCCCAACTGTAAAAATTAAAAGGGGTTCGTGTAAGAAAACAAAAATGATAAATACTGCAATCCAATGGGAGTCGAGAGCAGTATAAGCAAGAACTAAGATATTTCTCACTGTTCGTATGGAAGTAATTTCACAAAATCATATCCCACCGACCAATCAAAAATATTTGTTATGAAGTAAGATGGATCTAGGCCTACGGTATAAATTGATTCATAAATAGGCCTACAAATACAAGAGGATGAGTGAAACAAAACTTTCATGCCTGTGAGTTCCACAAGAACATATTTCTATCTAGCTCCTTTTTTCGAATGTATTTTTCTACTGATTAACAACGTGGCCATGGAATTAAGCACCCAAAGGAAGTAGAAAGGAATCGTACCAATACTGCTGGCCACACGGGTTGATCTTATCCATCACCAAGCAATCCTGAATCTGCCTCGCATGATCGGCCCTTTGGTGGAGTCCAGCGGCGGGCGGGCGGGCAGAGTGCTGCGCTGCAAGGTCGGCGAAGGAGGCGTAGTCGGCGAGGATCTGGCCGTGGAGCTCGCCGAGGCGCGCGTCGGCATCGTCGCGCGTAGTGGCGGAAATGACCTGGCCCTCGGGGTCCTTCCAGGATGCCTCGCGCCGGGACTCCTCGTGCCTGATCAGGATGTGCGACGCCCGCATCGTCTCCACCCCCACCGCTGCCTACGCCATCACCCTTTCCTCCGCCGCTCGGGTTGCTTCGGGTTGTTGGCTCCGTTTGCTCGGGCCCATGGGAAGTAGAGGAGCGGTGGGCTGCGGCAGCGATCCGCGCTCGCATCTGTGAGAAAATTACGGGATTGGGATAGTAGAGGAGGAGCGGCAAAGCTTTGTGGGCGTTGTGCAGAGAGAATTACGGGATAATAATCCCGCTAATTGAGGACGAAGGGATGCGCAGGGTAGCAGTCTGCTTCGGCAGAACATTTAATCTGGATCGTTTATTTATGCGGCAGACCCTTGATCTAATACGGACTGTTAGATGTGATTTAGTTAGATTGATCGAACGTCTCAGATAGTCCTGTGTACAGTTTGTGGTGTGTCCCTAGGTGAATtcatgtttgctcttttaatagtagtatagatagagcagttggtgaatagtccgccggtaatttttcgctggttttttttcgtctCACCACTTTCTTTGGTTTTATTTCACTGGTTTTATTTTGTCTCCCTCCCACCTGCCTTTTCGCTTCACCACCCACATAAACCCATCGGATTAGTTATCATATATTCGTGCTTGATCTGGCAGGTGTCGATTCAATTTAATCATGTAAATATTTGATAATTAAGAATTCAAAAATAATACCATATACAGAAAATCACCTTCCAAACAAATCACCTCCCTCTCCGATTTATTTCTCCCACCGATCTCCTTCCATACTAATAAAGTACGTAATACATTCCTAAcgaagagagaaaataaaaaaagaacccCCCACCCGCACGACCCCGCCCACGCCTCCAGTGCGCCGCCACCCGCCACCACGTTGCTGCGCGCCACCCCCCACCTCCAGTGCGCCGCCTCCAGTGCCCCACCACCCACCGCCACGCTGCTGCGCGCCgccgggcgcggcgacggcgatctccggccagatccggctgaGGAGGCGAGTAGCAGTCGGATCCTGTTCTGGGGACGGTGTGGAGATGATctaggaggcgcgggaggaggtccAGCGGCGGGGCTTAAACTCCAAGTTCTTGGCGGCGGCGTTCCTCGCCGGTTCCGAGCGAGTGAGCTCCGTGCGTTGCCACCCAACTTGAATTTATTAGGTAGTATAGGAGAGATGAAAATTTAAAAGTGTCAGTCAGATTTGTGTGTTGTTTTCGGTAGTATTCAGTTTTGTTCCATCTTAGAGGCCAATAATGCACATGTGATATTATCTACATTATTCAGTTTATACGACTTCCCATATTCCCATGGTTGTATTTTGCTAAATTGCCCATCTACTTACTGGAATTCTCACAAATAGAAGTGCAGTCAGAAGGTAAAAAGGATGGTATGGTATGTCTCCATTCACATGATACTGAACTGTTAGTGATGATTTGTTTTATTCTGCAGACTTGAATTTAGTTTCtatgattttctttttctgttcATAGACGAGAGTATAGTCTGAAGGAAAAAAATGATATGCTCTCAAGTCTCAATGGTGTGCAAGAACAGTGAGATTTATATTACTGAACATACTGTTAACAATTTGTTATTTTGCAGACTTGCTCTTAGTTTTTATTCTTGGCAGGTGATTCTTCATGATAATTTTTCGTAGAGGAACATTTTTGGTAACGTATTGTAATATTGACTCCCACCTTTTCATTTACATGTAAAGATAACCaattgaaaattttaaattttaaatGTACATTTAACTTATTTTGTGAAATAACATCATGTCGTTCAGATAATTTGATTTCCCTCTATGATATTCTTTGGCTTTAGTATATCTTAGGACAAAGTTGTCAGAAGTTCTATGCTTCATAACCAAAACATAATCTCCTTTTTGTTATTTGATTTGCATCATGATGTGTGCCCATATGTTCCCCTGTCGCTTAAAAAAATTAATGCCCGATGCAACGCACGTGCATATACCTATCATGACAAATAAACCTCATCATGAAAGCATTTATGTACCTATTTAATTTGCTATGGCAGGGTGGCGCCGGGAATGGGGATCGGTGGTGCTGGTGTCGGTGTTGCGGTACAAGGCAGGATGCGGGACAGGACGGCCATCCGTGTGAGGCAGTCGGTGGCGAGGGTTTGTGGCATCAGGAGGAGCGCCCGCGACACCTCCAAATTCAAGGTGTTGGCCCGAGACCACCGAAGAGGGAGGAGATGTGGTTAGTATTTCCAgagggaaaaaaagagaagaagaacaagaacgaCGACCATCTCGGGTTCTAGGTACGATGGAGCCGACAGCGAAGCGCATGGCGCTTGCAAACATGATACTGTGATAGTGGATGACGCTGATACCCTCAACCGTGGCATCTGCTACCTCCCTCTCAAGCCACCAGTCTTCCAAGTGCGTACGCTCGTCGTCCATGCTAGGCCGATCCATCACAAGTTTGTGTACCAATAACACTGGAACGTCATTTCTGCTCGGGTGCAGTGTG from Triticum aestivum cultivar Chinese Spring chromosome 4A, IWGSC CS RefSeq v2.1, whole genome shotgun sequence harbors:
- the LOC123087985 gene encoding uncharacterized protein, which translates into the protein MHIESLGQKRAAGTYLAMFSLSRKRTLRSHPASVRKYSTGFSSARRPITPTMSIPTTPWLGKQEDSMQAAADKEMTIDLSVTKTKIRTTSQEQEDEENLGQAGTILLHRPPFDGS